GCCATCAGCAGACTAGCCAAGCCCCAAGTACCCCAGAACCCACTGCCAGCGCTCCCGTCTCTCCCCCACCTCCCAGCGCCAAGTCTCAGCCCCAAGCGACAGCAGCAACCCATTCCTTCGCAGACCAAGAAGACGACCCCTGGGACTTTCTGGAGGAAGACGATCTGTTCACCCCCACTGCCACTAATCCAGATACCTTCAGAAAAGTTGACTCCAACCCCAAAACCAATACGACCAATACAGGCATGGAAGATGACGATGACGAGCCTTGGATCTGAGCTGGAAGTCTAGATTCAGGAATGATTCAATCAGCGTATGAAGTGAGACTTTGGGGGGCGATCGCTGCACCAATAGAGAGTAATTTGTCATGATCGCGGTATGGAGCGATTTCCCACTGTTTTAATTCCCCCCGCGATCGCCGCTGCTGCATCCCTGTTGCAAGTTCAGCAAGTCTTGCAACAAACTTCGCCGCCAATGGGGGTGCATATGAAAGCTCCCAAAGGCCACTCTGAAACTCAATTTGAGCATGATCTGTGGCGCTATTTTCCCGGCAAAATCCACACGGGACTGCTGGTGAGCAACCCCAAGCTGCAACAGCCTTATGTCCCCGATTTCGCTTACATTGATCAGTCACTCAATTTGCATATTGATATCGAGATTGACGAGCCTTACGCTTACGACAGCCGCAAACCGATCCACTATCTCGATTCTGCTAAAGACCAGCAGCGGAATCAATATTTCCTAGACCAAGGCTGGCTGATTATCCGTTTCAGCGAAGAACAAGTGGTGCGATCGCCTGCCAGTTGTTGCAAAGCTGTGGCTAGCGCGATCGCCACCTTACTGGGAGATAGCGCCATGTTGCATCCCTTTCGGCAAGTCCCCACCCTGAAACCCCAAAAACGTTGGACTGAATCAGAAGCACAAGTCATGGCTGAGCAAGCTTACCGAGAGAAATATTTAGCCGCTCAGACCCCCGCTCAACCTGCTACGACATCCCAGCAACGCCAAAAACAAACCTCTCGCTCCAGCCCCCGCTTAATGACTGCTAATTTCACGTTTTACTGCCCAGAGTGCGGCGACGGCCCCATTCGCTGGCAGGGACACTATGTCAGTTGCCCTACCTGCCATTACGATGACTTTG
The window above is part of the Trichocoleus desertorum ATA4-8-CV12 genome. Proteins encoded here:
- a CDS encoding endonuclease domain-containing protein, which encodes MERFPTVLIPPAIAAAASLLQVQQVLQQTSPPMGVHMKAPKGHSETQFEHDLWRYFPGKIHTGLLVSNPKLQQPYVPDFAYIDQSLNLHIDIEIDEPYAYDSRKPIHYLDSAKDQQRNQYFLDQGWLIIRFSEEQVVRSPASCCKAVASAIATLLGDSAMLHPFRQVPTLKPQKRWTESEAQVMAEQAYREKYLAAQTPAQPATTSQQRQKQTSRSSPRLMTANFTFYCPECGDGPIRWQGHYVSCPTCHYDDFVL